From a single Rutidosis leptorrhynchoides isolate AG116_Rl617_1_P2 chromosome 5, CSIRO_AGI_Rlap_v1, whole genome shotgun sequence genomic region:
- the LOC139849414 gene encoding putative high mobility group B protein 11: protein MLSVLIKGLKTSELSSSSLTAGKSPCTAEEMKQDDGFYQKLNKLNESSGLSLLFNFRDTNIDLKEFYTFVTERGGYHQVTKDGKWEDIASILNQKSQVPLTPSQLLKLYATILYSFEQAYYYRCPEKHSNTPSTLLESWDLTNFTGKRKHGDICYVTHDQFSIGEIPSKKSQYDNSSPKTSPACLLEEKKWLLGTPEKVKEMKKSPRVPHGSRNCYQMFSKMEGVRIRSIYGNSVNLHDMISRAWKNLSKDDKQPYIEASKRDKERFKKEMDAYEEHMSKKHNQPQLSTKKIIKFTAPTFINFGTSSLETTSWSHTTPRHNSVIEKVVDFGQSGVDNPVNEKLVDLGQSGFDNSHNKKVVDFGQSGFDNSVNKKVVDIGQSGFVQNDDDYHVALQPDDDDEIVRVLNESVVQKTVGLMKNARPNDPIFQINWDAYGD, encoded by the exons ATGTTGTCGGTGTTAATTAAAGGATTAAAAACCAGTGAATTGTCATCTTCATCACTGACCGCCGGAAAATCACCGTGTACGGCGGAGGAAATGAAACAAGACGATGGTTTTTATCAGAAACTCAACAAGCTCAATGAATCATCTGGTCTTAGCTTACT GTTTAATTTCCGTGACACGAATATTGACTTGAAAGAATTCTACACATTTGTGACTGAAAGAGGCGGTTATCATCAG GTCACAAAAGATGGAAAATGGGAAGATATTGCATCCATTTTAAATCAGAAATCCCAAGTCCCTTTGACACCGAGTCAACTTCTGAAGCTCTATGCCACCATTCTTTACTCTTTTGAGCAAGCATATTACTATCGATGCCCTGAAAAACATAGCAATACTCCGTCTACTCTACTAG AGTCTTGGGATTTAACTAACTTTACCGGAAAGAGGAAGCACGGCGACATATGTTACGTCACACATGACCAATTTAGTATTGGAGAAATACCGTCTAAAAAGAGTCAGTATGACAACAGTTCCCCAAAAACATCTCCAG CGTGTTTGTTAGAAGAGAAGAAATGGTTGTTAGGGACACCTGAAAAAGTCAAAGAAATGAAGAAAAGCCCGCGTGTGCCACATGGGTCAAGAAACTGCTATCAGATGTTTTCAAAGATGGAAGGTGTGAGGATAAGAAGTATTTATGGAAATTCAGTGAACCTTCACGACATGATTTCTAGAGCATGGAAAAATCTCTCCAAGGATGATAAACAG ccATATATCGAGGCGAGTAAGAGGGACAAGGAGCGGTTCAAAAAAGAAATGGATGCGTATGAGGAACACATGAGTAAAAAACACAATCAACCTCAGCTATCAACGAAAAAGATCATAAAATTTACAGCCCCAACATTTATCAACTTTGGAACATCTTCACTAGAAACAACTAGTTGGTCCCACACGACTCCTCGACACAATTCCGTAATTGAGAAAGTTGTAGATTTTGGTCAGTCGGGTGTTGACAATCCTGTTAACGAGAAACTTGTAGATCTTGGTCAGTCGGGTTTTGACAATTCTCATAACAAGAAAGTTGTAGATTTTGGCCAGTCGGGTTTTGACAATTCTGTTAACAAGAAAGTTGTAGATATTGGTCAGTCGGGTTTTGTACAAAATGACGATGATTACCATGTAGCCTTGCagcctgatgatgatgatgaaattgtACGTGTGTTAAATGAGTCGGTGGTTCAAAAGACTGTTGGGTTGATGAAGAATGCACGACCAAATGATCCGATTTTTCAGATTAATTGGGATGCTTATGGTGACTAA